In Paenibacillus sp. JQZ6Y-1, one genomic interval encodes:
- a CDS encoding YqkE family protein → MAKRNKQPARPAAAAQDKPATLKDMLSADVLDKLKAQANELREAEQERKEEQRLQVEQERKAEQKRRDNDFAYLLDNSKQDWKKFK, encoded by the coding sequence ATGGCTAAACGGAACAAACAACCGGCTCGCCCAGCAGCTGCTGCGCAGGACAAACCGGCTACATTAAAAGATATGCTTAGCGCAGATGTGCTGGACAAGTTGAAGGCACAGGCGAATGAGCTACGCGAAGCCGAACAGGAGCGCAAGGAAGAACAGCGCCTTCAGGTGGAGCAGGAGCGCAAAGCAGAGCAGAAGCGACGCGATAACGATTTTGCCTATTTGCTGGATAACAGCAAGCAGGATTGGAAAAAATTCAAATAA
- a CDS encoding glycosyl hydrolase encodes MNAVHPAWVKEAWRKALDKTRINSGIIGAEFPHASQNGTYVLEPPHWWTAGFWPGMLWQLYADSGEQQLRDVAEQCEQRLDEVLDGYVKLDHDLGFMWLLTSVANYKLTGNEPSRVRALKAANYLAARFNLQGRYIRAWNPWREGEDNSGVAIIDCSMNTSLLFWASAESGDPRFRHIAEAHMDTVLEHFIRPDGSVYHIVNFDPLTGEVVEKLGGQGYAPESAWSRGAAWALYGLALAYQHTGRVDYLHASQRVAHFFITRLPDDHVPHWDFRAPAEIGEIRDTSAGSCAASGLLLLSKLVDDSEGLVYKRTGLRMLESLYRNYGSWDDPNEQGLLLHGTSHYPEQRNIDVPLIYGDFFYVEALARVQDKGPFYWE; translated from the coding sequence ATGAATGCAGTTCATCCGGCATGGGTGAAGGAAGCGTGGAGAAAGGCATTAGATAAGACGAGAATCAACAGCGGTATCATTGGAGCGGAATTTCCGCATGCGAGTCAGAATGGGACGTATGTGTTGGAGCCGCCGCATTGGTGGACAGCAGGCTTTTGGCCGGGCATGTTGTGGCAATTGTATGCAGATAGTGGGGAGCAGCAGCTACGCGATGTGGCAGAGCAGTGTGAACAGCGGCTGGATGAAGTACTGGACGGCTATGTGAAGCTGGATCATGATTTGGGCTTCATGTGGCTGCTGACCAGTGTAGCCAATTACAAGCTGACTGGCAATGAGCCATCCCGCGTGCGTGCGCTCAAGGCAGCGAATTATTTGGCAGCGCGCTTTAATTTGCAGGGCAGATATATTCGTGCATGGAACCCGTGGCGGGAAGGCGAAGATAATAGCGGTGTTGCGATTATCGACTGCTCAATGAATACGAGCCTACTGTTCTGGGCATCGGCAGAAAGTGGCGATCCGCGCTTCCGTCATATCGCTGAAGCGCATATGGATACAGTGTTGGAGCATTTTATTCGCCCAGATGGTTCGGTATATCATATTGTGAATTTTGATCCGTTGACTGGTGAAGTCGTGGAGAAGCTGGGTGGGCAAGGATATGCGCCAGAATCAGCGTGGTCGCGCGGAGCAGCATGGGCGTTGTATGGATTGGCGCTAGCATATCAGCATACGGGACGTGTAGATTATTTGCATGCTTCGCAGCGGGTAGCACATTTCTTCATCACCCGATTACCGGATGATCATGTGCCGCATTGGGATTTTCGTGCGCCAGCGGAGATTGGAGAGATTCGTGATACCTCGGCGGGTAGCTGCGCCGCCAGCGGTCTGCTGCTGCTGTCGAAGCTGGTGGATGATTCCGAAGGGCTTGTTTATAAACGTACTGGGCTACGCATGCTGGAATCACTGTATCGCAACTATGGTAGCTGGGATGATCCGAACGAGCAGGGCTTGCTGCTACACGGCACTAGCCATTACCCAGAACAGCGCAATATTGATGTGCCGCTCATTTACGGTGACTTTTTTTACGTTGAGGCATTGGCACGCGTGCAGGATAAAGGTCCATTTTACTGGGAATAA
- a CDS encoding DUF2264 domain-containing protein produces the protein MTSSSQHSPYVSGHSQHVLSERSAQNSPQHTTYGASGTESTLQLHTRDDLAALLHQLTEPLLPLYSEGKARLRIGHTGASYPADVAEMEGFSRVLWGLVPLLAGGGDSSLWETVLEGIRHGTNPAHPEYWGDVNDYDQRLVEMAAFGLALALIPERIWTPLSAEEQDHLYRWLNQINHHPCYDCNWLFFNVLVNVGFRRAGLEYDAVQLEQNVQRIDAFYLEDGWYSDGVNGHSDYYVPFAIHYYGLVYARLMEQEDPERSQRFKQRAVAFATEFLAWFAPDGSALPYGRSLSYRFAQSAFWSALAYAGVDVLPAGVLKGLVLRHLRWWMEQPIVDGRGVLTIGYAYPNLVMAENYNSPGSPYWALKAFLPLAFSEEHPFWSEEEQPLPEMDTYHVQQPAHLVIVREQTTGHVAAFNSGHRYTNEHTHTSAKYEKFVYSTGFGFSVPRSEWGLGQGAFDSVLALSEHDDNLYRVRRRNVETSITDNVLHAIWQPWHNVEVRTWLIAGLPWHLRIHRIETGRALDVAEGGYALGQQGQWQAHTQPVATAVMTAYGSSGIVGLRGYEQAELIWPNANTNLLHPRTVLPTLKATVEPGVQWLIAAVHGDPAKGTAIPDEAHVRNLLSQSPAELLQVKMNNEQIMVTTYTGKEVTIELNG, from the coding sequence ATGACGTCTTCATCGCAACATTCTCCCTATGTATCGGGACACTCGCAACATGTCTTATCGGAGCGATCGGCGCAGAATTCACCGCAGCATACAACGTATGGGGCAAGTGGTACGGAATCTACGCTACAGCTACATACACGTGATGATCTTGCTGCACTGCTGCATCAACTGACGGAACCGCTGCTACCACTGTATAGTGAAGGCAAAGCCCGCCTACGCATCGGGCATACAGGCGCGAGCTATCCGGCGGATGTTGCCGAAATGGAGGGCTTCTCACGGGTACTGTGGGGATTGGTACCGCTGCTAGCGGGCGGCGGAGACAGCTCGTTATGGGAGACCGTGCTAGAGGGGATTCGTCACGGTACGAATCCGGCGCACCCCGAATATTGGGGTGATGTGAATGATTATGATCAGCGGCTGGTAGAGATGGCTGCCTTCGGGCTTGCGCTGGCACTGATTCCAGAGCGGATCTGGACACCGCTGTCGGCGGAGGAGCAGGATCATCTGTATCGCTGGCTGAACCAGATCAATCATCATCCGTGCTATGATTGCAACTGGTTGTTTTTCAATGTGCTGGTTAATGTGGGGTTTCGCCGTGCCGGGCTGGAATATGATGCAGTGCAATTGGAACAGAATGTACAGCGCATTGATGCCTTTTATTTGGAAGACGGATGGTATAGCGATGGAGTGAATGGGCATAGCGATTATTATGTGCCTTTTGCCATTCATTATTATGGGTTAGTATACGCGCGTCTGATGGAGCAGGAAGACCCAGAGCGCAGTCAGCGATTCAAGCAGCGTGCCGTAGCGTTTGCGACTGAGTTTCTGGCATGGTTTGCACCGGATGGATCGGCGTTGCCGTATGGGCGTAGCTTGTCGTATCGATTTGCGCAATCGGCGTTTTGGAGTGCGCTCGCTTATGCAGGTGTAGATGTGCTGCCTGCGGGGGTACTGAAAGGCTTGGTGCTGCGTCATCTGCGTTGGTGGATGGAGCAGCCAATTGTGGATGGGCGCGGGGTGTTGACGATTGGATATGCGTACCCCAATTTGGTGATGGCGGAAAATTACAATTCACCCGGCTCGCCGTATTGGGCGCTGAAGGCATTCTTGCCCTTGGCATTTTCAGAGGAGCATCCGTTCTGGAGTGAGGAGGAGCAGCCTTTACCAGAAATGGATACCTATCATGTCCAGCAGCCAGCACATCTGGTGATCGTGCGTGAACAGACTACGGGACATGTGGCTGCCTTCAATAGCGGTCATCGGTATACGAATGAGCATACGCATACCTCAGCGAAGTACGAGAAATTCGTATATTCTACAGGCTTCGGATTCAGTGTACCGCGGTCAGAATGGGGGCTGGGACAAGGAGCATTTGATTCTGTGCTGGCGCTGAGCGAGCATGATGACAATCTGTATCGGGTACGGCGACGCAATGTCGAGACGAGTATTACCGACAATGTACTGCATGCGATCTGGCAACCGTGGCACAATGTAGAGGTGCGGACATGGCTGATTGCCGGTCTGCCGTGGCATCTGCGTATTCATCGCATCGAAACGGGGCGAGCGCTAGATGTGGCAGAGGGTGGTTACGCATTGGGACAGCAAGGACAATGGCAAGCGCATACGCAGCCTGTAGCAACTGCGGTGATGACGGCTTATGGTAGCAGCGGTATCGTCGGGCTGCGTGGATATGAGCAGGCAGAGCTAATCTGGCCCAATGCCAATACGAATCTGCTGCATCCACGTACCGTATTGCCTACACTCAAAGCGACAGTAGAGCCGGGAGTTCAATGGTTAATCGCTGCTGTGCATGGTGATCCTGCTAAAGGTACGGCTATTCCCGATGAAGCCCATGTGCGCAATCTGCTATCCCAATCGCCTGCGGAGCTGTTACAGGTGAAGATGAATAATGAACAGATTATGGTAACGACCTATACAGGCAAAGAAGTTACAATTGAGCTGAATGGCTGA
- a CDS encoding carbohydrate ABC transporter permease — protein sequence MNLTFAERGWSIVSENAQSLTHKSSAVIKRKWLSSADIAGWCYALPLLVGVLGFSLYPMLSALWTSFHGNGAASSSWVGLSNYTRVLQDDLFWNSLYNTVYIGGLSAALGIVFSFILASLVHHLPWQRTRNVFKALFFLPNVVSAVATSLLFSLLFYPGREGVINYVLGWFHIDPVGWFTDPSIARLSVVLMILWGALGYNTIIFLAALQSVPREQYEAADIDGASSLGKWRYITIPSLRPIFVFMIIMGVISGMKQFTNVWLIGGSAGNPAGSLMTSVLYIYRNAFLSAQMGIATAASYLLFILILILTVIILRLNRRGATD from the coding sequence ATGAACCTAACTTTTGCTGAAAGAGGGTGGAGTATCGTGTCTGAAAATGCACAATCGCTAACGCACAAATCATCGGCTGTTATCAAGCGCAAGTGGCTCAGCTCCGCAGATATTGCAGGCTGGTGTTACGCCTTGCCCCTGTTGGTCGGTGTCCTCGGCTTCTCGCTGTATCCGATGCTATCTGCACTGTGGACAAGCTTCCACGGCAATGGCGCAGCTTCCTCGTCGTGGGTGGGTTTGTCCAACTACACCCGTGTCCTTCAAGACGATCTATTCTGGAACTCCCTGTACAACACCGTCTACATTGGTGGATTGTCTGCCGCACTCGGTATTGTGTTCTCCTTTATCCTCGCCAGTCTGGTGCATCATCTGCCCTGGCAACGCACTCGCAATGTCTTCAAAGCTCTTTTCTTCCTGCCTAATGTCGTCTCTGCAGTAGCTACCAGTCTATTATTCAGCCTACTCTTTTATCCCGGTCGTGAAGGTGTGATCAACTATGTACTAGGTTGGTTTCATATTGATCCGGTGGGTTGGTTTACCGATCCGTCCATTGCTCGCCTCAGTGTGGTGCTTATGATTTTGTGGGGAGCGCTTGGCTATAACACGATTATTTTCCTTGCTGCTCTACAAAGTGTTCCGCGCGAGCAATACGAAGCTGCGGATATTGATGGAGCGTCCTCGCTAGGCAAATGGCGGTATATCACCATTCCATCTCTGCGTCCGATCTTCGTCTTCATGATTATTATGGGCGTGATTAGCGGGATGAAGCAGTTCACCAATGTATGGCTCATCGGCGGCAGTGCAGGTAATCCGGCTGGCTCGCTGATGACATCGGTGCTGTACATTTACCGCAATGCCTTTCTGTCGGCTCAAATGGGGATCGCCACCGCTGCATCGTATCT
- a CDS encoding hemolysin family protein, with amino-acid sequence METLNVILVVLLILLTAFFVASEYSIIRVRISRINQLAEEGNKNAKAVQSIISRLDEFLSACQLGTTLTSLALGWLGESTIEELLHPLFVLLHIPDTLTSILSFLLAFLLLTYLEVVIGELVPKSFAIQIAEPMALFFARPMIVFYRLTYPFNWVLSRSSRLITGLFGIKPISEHEAAQSEAELRFALSEGYKSGSITPTEYRYLNNVFDFDELVGSEIMVPRTEMVYIAQDASLAQFYEVIRLEPYSLIPVALEGDKDKIIGLLNVKEVLRDVIHKQHVPEDVIAPFIRPVLQLIETVPARELLGRMQKENIHMAVLLDEYGGTAGMVTLEDILEEIVGDIPSKSDTEPPPTPTITKLGEKHYQLQPQALIHEVNRRLGTDIEAGEAYTIGGWIWSRKFNIREGDSVVEDGFEFTVTVMEQQHIRKIEVQPYIDPEDPELD; translated from the coding sequence ATGGAAACACTGAACGTGATTCTGGTTGTTTTACTTATTTTATTGACTGCCTTTTTTGTGGCGTCGGAATATTCGATTATTCGGGTGCGCATCTCGCGTATTAATCAGCTTGCCGAAGAGGGCAATAAAAATGCCAAAGCGGTGCAGTCCATCATTAGTCGATTGGATGAATTTCTATCTGCCTGTCAGCTTGGTACGACACTAACGTCGCTGGCACTCGGTTGGTTGGGCGAATCGACGATTGAGGAGCTGCTGCATCCGCTGTTTGTACTGCTGCATATCCCAGATACACTCACCTCCATTTTGTCGTTCTTGCTAGCGTTCCTACTACTGACGTATTTGGAAGTGGTGATTGGGGAGCTGGTGCCGAAGTCATTTGCCATTCAAATTGCCGAACCAATGGCATTATTCTTCGCCCGTCCGATGATCGTCTTTTATCGGTTAACGTATCCGTTTAACTGGGTGTTAAGTCGTTCGTCGCGTCTGATTACTGGTCTATTCGGCATCAAGCCGATTTCCGAGCATGAAGCGGCGCAGAGTGAAGCAGAACTGCGTTTTGCATTATCCGAGGGGTACAAGAGCGGCAGTATTACGCCGACAGAATATCGGTATTTGAACAATGTATTTGATTTTGACGAGCTAGTCGGCAGTGAGATTATGGTACCGCGTACCGAGATGGTATATATCGCGCAGGATGCGAGTCTGGCACAATTTTATGAAGTGATTCGGTTGGAGCCGTATAGTCTAATCCCAGTTGCATTGGAAGGCGATAAGGATAAAATTATCGGTCTGCTCAATGTCAAAGAAGTGCTGCGCGATGTTATCCACAAGCAGCATGTACCGGAGGATGTGATTGCTCCATTTATCCGCCCGGTATTGCAATTGATCGAAACGGTACCAGCGCGTGAGCTGCTTGGCAGAATGCAAAAGGAGAATATTCATATGGCGGTACTACTGGATGAGTACGGCGGTACAGCAGGTATGGTCACACTAGAGGATATTCTCGAAGAGATCGTTGGCGATATTCCATCCAAATCTGACACTGAGCCGCCTCCTACTCCGACCATTACCAAGCTGGGCGAAAAGCATTACCAATTGCAGCCACAGGCGCTCATTCATGAGGTGAACCGCCGTCTTGGAACCGACATTGAGGCAGGAGAGGCATATACGATTGGCGGCTGGATCTGGTCACGCAAATTCAATATCCGCGAAGGTGACTCTGTTGTGGAGGATGGGTTTGAATTTACGGTAACCGTGATGGAGCAGCAGCATATTCGCAAAATCGAAGTCCAGCCGTATATCGATCCTGAAGATCCAGAGCTGGATTGA